From Mycteria americana isolate JAX WOST 10 ecotype Jacksonville Zoo and Gardens chromosome 4, USCA_MyAme_1.0, whole genome shotgun sequence, one genomic window encodes:
- the RELL1 gene encoding RELT-like protein 1: MAPPATSVIPTTAPSLGPTAAWLSNRSALGNREFLQVLSSYGLQTTTLTSKTDGNDGKSEHLEYIAFALVPVFFIMGLLGILICHVLKKKGYRCTTEAEQVEEEKLDEKIEMNETIHENSDTVGQIVNYIMKNEANADVLKAMVADSSVFEPESPSSPTSPGSPTSPGSPLSPGAVPFKHSCKGHHFHTVGGVVEKDVCTRCSHKRWHLIKPAHKSKEHRRSRLGEVTVLSVGRFRVTKVEHKSNSKERKSLMSVTGVESVNGDMPAIPVNQEASEAPATPVKQEMQERGSSE; this comes from the exons ATGGCTCCGCCAGCGACGAGCGTGATCCCGACGACTGCTCCCTCGCTGGGCCCGACGGCTGCCTGGCTGAGCAATCGCTCTGCTCTCG GTAATAGAGAGTTTCTCCAGGTGTTGTCAAGCTATGGCTTACAGACAACTACTTTGACAAGTAAAACCGATGGCAATGATGGCAAGTCTGAACACCTAGAGTATATTGCCTTTGCATTGGTTCCTGTTTTCTTCATCATGGGTCTTTTGGGGATCCTCATCTGTCATGTCCTTAAGAAAAAAGGATATCGTTGTACAACAGAGGCTGAACaagtagaagaagaaaaacttgATGAAAAAATAG AAATGAATGAAACTATACACGAGAATAGCGACACTGTGGGACAAATTGTTAACTACATTATGAAAAATGAAG CAAATGCTGATGTGTTAAAGGCCATGGTAGCAGATAGCAGTGTCTTTGAACCTGAAAG TCCTTCATCTCCTACCTCTCCTGGGAGTCCAACAAGTCCAGGGTCTCCTTTGTCACCTGGTGCTGTTCCGTTTAAACACAGCTGCAAAGGCCATCACTTCCATACTGTTGGAGGAGTAGTAGAAAAGGATGTTTGTACTCGTTGTAGCCACAAACGATGGCACCTTATAAAGCCAGCTCACAAATCTAAAGAGCACAGAAGAAGTCGTCTTGGAGAAGTTACAGTCCTTTCTGTGGGAAG GTTTAGAGTCACAAAAGTGGAGCACAAATCAAATTCCAAAGAACGGAAAAGCTTGATGTCTGTTACTGGTGTGGAGAGTGTGAATGGTGATATGCCTGCCATACCTGTGAATCAGGAAGCGAGCGAAGCACCTGCCACGCCTGTGAAACAGGAGATGCAAGAGAGGGGAAGCTCAGAGTAA